A window of the Schlesneria paludicola DSM 18645 genome harbors these coding sequences:
- a CDS encoding sialidase family protein produces MIYRVFNASLCMALLVATSSVRAELTIEKVFGPDIPGGEYKHPASIGELANGDLYIAYYGGEGEYKGDTAVFGSRREKGKTSWSLPTTIADTPDRADGNGVIWQEPGGATWLFYVCRYGKTWADSVIKYKYSHDNGHTWTDSEMLTFERGMMVRSQPIQLFDGDFLVPIYQEKGTDAKAIGAQSSSLFARYHKKTKEWSFTNKVHSRIGNIQPSVVQLDQNKLIAFCRRGGIYGPLLDGFIVRTESRDGGKTWALGEDTSFPNPNSAVDLIKLKNGHLVMIYNNSNQAKRNPLTMRVSTDQGQTWPAARDIVNTPDDEQGYPFIIQTADGRINGVYTSQKRTVVNHFVLDESDIK; encoded by the coding sequence ATGATTTACCGAGTTTTTAACGCATCGCTGTGCATGGCACTCCTCGTTGCGACGAGCTCCGTTCGTGCCGAGCTGACGATCGAGAAAGTCTTCGGCCCGGACATACCGGGTGGGGAATACAAGCACCCGGCAAGCATCGGGGAACTGGCGAATGGCGACTTGTACATCGCCTACTATGGCGGCGAAGGCGAATACAAGGGCGATACCGCGGTATTCGGTTCGCGACGCGAAAAAGGGAAGACCTCGTGGTCCCTGCCGACGACGATTGCGGACACCCCCGATCGCGCCGACGGCAATGGCGTCATCTGGCAAGAACCCGGCGGAGCAACCTGGTTGTTCTACGTCTGCCGATATGGCAAAACCTGGGCCGATTCGGTGATTAAGTACAAGTATTCACACGACAATGGTCATACCTGGACCGATTCCGAAATGCTGACGTTCGAACGTGGCATGATGGTCCGTTCACAGCCGATTCAATTGTTCGATGGTGATTTTCTCGTTCCGATCTACCAGGAAAAGGGCACTGACGCGAAAGCCATCGGTGCTCAAAGTTCCTCGCTTTTTGCGCGGTATCATAAGAAAACGAAGGAATGGAGCTTCACAAACAAGGTCCATTCGCGAATCGGCAACATCCAGCCTTCGGTCGTCCAGCTTGATCAAAACAAGTTGATTGCATTCTGCCGTCGAGGTGGCATCTATGGGCCATTGCTTGATGGTTTCATCGTCCGCACCGAATCGCGAGACGGTGGAAAAACCTGGGCGCTCGGCGAAGACACGAGCTTCCCCAACCCCAATTCGGCCGTCGATCTGATCAAACTGAAAAATGGTCACCTCGTCATGATTTACAACAACAGCAACCAGGCGAAACGAAATCCGCTGACCATGCGTGTTTCGACCGATCAGGGCCAAACCTGGCCGGCGGCTCGCGATATTGTGAATACCCCCGATGATGAACAGGGTTATCCGTTTATCATCCAGACGGCCGATGGTCGCATCAATGGCGTCTATACTTCGCAAAAGCGTACGGTCGTAAACCATTTTGTTCTGGACGAATCCGACATCAAGTAA
- the argH gene encoding argininosuccinate lyase, giving the protein MSAKPWGGAFDEKTDPLVEKFTESISFDHRLAPVDIRGSQAHARMLTKVGLLSEQECQLIVATLDTIGGEIARGEMEWKTELEDIHMHIESALIQRIGDVGRKLHTGRSRNDQVSTDLKLYVRECLTQLDQLLLELQRAFVDRCDGDADVVLPGFTHLQRAQPVMAAHYWLAYCEKFQRDRDRLADCLKRVNVLPLGAAALAGTSLPIDRHESAQLLGFVADDLSPAVAANSLDVSSDRDFLAEAIFDMSLIAVHLSGWAEEWILWCTTEFGFLKLPDAYTTGSSIMPQKRNPDVLELIRGKSARVIADVTQILTLLKGLPLAYNRDLQEDKLAFFDAFDTVYACVELAPRVVRRAKLQLESINARLEEGFLDATTLMEYLISRGVPMRTGHEVVGKLVRLCESKGCKLAELSLPELQVACDKIEADVSNYVGVRNVVARLSSFGSGGRNPVLERVASWKSRLQS; this is encoded by the coding sequence TTGTCCGCAAAACCTTGGGGCGGTGCTTTCGACGAAAAGACCGACCCGCTCGTCGAAAAATTTACGGAATCGATCTCGTTTGATCATCGTCTTGCTCCGGTCGATATCCGCGGGTCGCAAGCCCATGCGCGAATGCTGACAAAGGTCGGACTCTTGTCCGAGCAAGAATGCCAGTTGATCGTTGCCACTCTGGACACGATCGGTGGTGAGATCGCTCGCGGTGAAATGGAGTGGAAGACAGAGCTTGAAGATATCCATATGCATATCGAATCGGCGCTGATCCAAAGGATCGGTGACGTCGGTCGCAAGTTGCATACAGGTCGCAGCCGGAACGACCAGGTTTCCACAGATCTGAAGCTGTACGTGCGCGAGTGTCTCACACAACTCGATCAATTGCTGCTCGAACTTCAGCGGGCGTTCGTGGATCGCTGTGATGGCGACGCAGACGTCGTCTTGCCAGGATTCACGCATCTGCAGCGTGCTCAGCCCGTCATGGCCGCACACTACTGGCTTGCCTATTGTGAGAAATTTCAGCGAGACCGTGATCGCCTGGCCGACTGCCTGAAACGCGTCAATGTGCTTCCGCTGGGGGCCGCGGCTCTTGCGGGCACCTCGTTGCCAATCGACCGCCACGAATCCGCCCAATTGTTGGGGTTTGTGGCCGACGATTTGTCACCTGCGGTCGCAGCTAACAGTCTGGATGTCTCAAGCGATCGCGATTTTCTGGCAGAAGCCATTTTCGATATGTCCTTGATTGCCGTCCATCTGAGTGGTTGGGCCGAAGAATGGATCCTGTGGTGCACCACGGAATTCGGATTCCTTAAACTGCCCGATGCGTATACGACCGGCTCGTCAATCATGCCGCAAAAACGCAATCCGGATGTGCTGGAACTGATTCGCGGCAAATCGGCACGCGTGATCGCCGACGTCACCCAGATCCTGACGCTGCTGAAGGGTCTTCCCCTCGCCTACAACCGCGACCTGCAGGAAGACAAACTCGCCTTCTTTGATGCCTTTGATACCGTTTACGCCTGTGTCGAACTGGCACCGCGCGTCGTCCGCAGGGCGAAATTGCAGCTTGAATCGATCAATGCCCGCCTGGAGGAGGGCTTTCTCGACGCCACGACGCTGATGGAATATCTGATCAGCCGCGGCGTCCCGATGCGGACGGGACACGAAGTGGTCGGAAAGCTCGTCCGACTTTGCGAATCCAAGGGATGCAAACTGGCTGAACTCAGTTTGCCGGAACTTCAAGTGGCCTGTGACAAAATCGAGGCAGACGTTTCCAACTACGTCGGCGTACGAAATGTTGTGGCTCGGCTCAGCAGCTTCGGTAGTGGCGGACGAAATCCGGTCCTTGAGCGGGTCGCATCGTGGAAGAGCCGACTGCAATCCTGA